From a region of the Streptococcus ruminantium genome:
- a CDS encoding DUF1294 domain-containing protein has protein sequence MTIKQMASMILMIWNMIVFITYGIDKGKARKSTYRISEKTLLFMSYLGGGLGAWAGGTHFRHKTQKKYFQLAWAVGLMVDAVIMYWIWK, from the coding sequence ATGACAATCAAACAAATGGCTAGCATGATACTGATGATTTGGAATATGATCGTTTTTATCACCTATGGTATAGATAAAGGAAAAGCCAGAAAGAGTACCTATCGTATCTCGGAAAAAACCTTGTTATTCATGTCGTATTTGGGTGGTGGTCTAGGTGCCTGGGCCGGAGGAACACACTTTCGTCATAAAACACAGAAAAAATATTTTCAACTAGCTTGGGCAGTGGGACTCATGGTGGATGCGGTAATTATGTATTGGATTTGGAAATAG
- the gloA gene encoding lactoylglutathione lyase, giving the protein MASKKMLHACLRVENLEASQRFYEEAFGFKETRRKDYPEHKFTLVYLALEGDEFEVELTYNYDHGPYTVGDGFSHLALSSDDLEGDNARHKELGYPTTDIKGLPGSPGHYYFVTDPDGYRVEVIRAD; this is encoded by the coding sequence ATGGCTAGCAAAAAAATGTTACATGCCTGTTTGCGTGTTGAAAATTTAGAAGCATCGCAACGATTTTATGAGGAAGCATTTGGTTTTAAGGAGACCCGTCGCAAGGATTATCCAGAACATAAGTTTACCCTCGTTTACTTGGCGCTTGAGGGAGATGAATTTGAAGTCGAATTGACGTATAATTATGATCATGGACCTTATACAGTAGGGGATGGTTTCTCGCATCTAGCTCTTTCTTCGGATGATTTAGAAGGCGATAATGCTAGACATAAGGAATTGGGCTATCCAACAACAGATATTAAGGGATTGCCGGGAAGTCCAGGTCATTATTATTTTGTTACAGACCCAGATGGTTACCGTGTGGAAGTTATTCGAGCAGACTAA
- a CDS encoding Gfo/Idh/MocA family protein: protein MLHLGIVGTSDISHQFIQAACLSEHYQLRAVFSRKLETAQAFSKNDETIRLYTEWENFLSAPLDVIYIASPNSLHFEQAKAVLSAGKHAIVEKPMISTPQELAHLRQIAKEQQVFLFEAARNYHEKAFEVVRDFLNDKTILGGYFGYAKYSSKMPELLNGHTPNVFSPDFSGGALMDLGVYTLYAAIGLLGVPKSTHYVAQQLPSSIDLNGAGQLIYDDYIISIQAGKNITSNLPSEIYTNEGTLTLNACQHISSAIFTKHDGTQIILPIQAEKHAMLEEAQRFAHIIEQQNHDLANQWLDVAEAVHHTLYTMRQDAGITFKADTHEI, encoded by the coding sequence ATGCTTCATTTAGGTATTGTTGGTACTTCCGACATCTCCCATCAATTTATCCAAGCAGCCTGCTTGAGTGAACACTATCAACTACGGGCTGTTTTTTCCCGTAAATTAGAAACTGCTCAGGCTTTTTCAAAAAATGATGAAACCATTCGATTATACACAGAATGGGAAAACTTCCTTTCTGCTCCTCTCGATGTCATCTATATTGCTAGCCCCAATTCCTTACATTTTGAGCAGGCCAAGGCTGTCCTTTCTGCTGGGAAACACGCTATCGTTGAAAAACCGATGATTTCTACTCCGCAAGAACTGGCTCACCTCCGCCAAATTGCCAAGGAACAGCAGGTCTTCCTGTTCGAGGCTGCTAGGAACTACCACGAGAAAGCTTTTGAGGTTGTTCGCGATTTCCTAAATGATAAGACGATTCTGGGTGGCTATTTTGGATATGCAAAATACTCATCTAAAATGCCTGAATTACTAAATGGTCACACACCCAATGTTTTTTCACCAGATTTCTCAGGTGGGGCTTTAATGGACCTAGGTGTTTATACACTCTATGCTGCCATCGGATTATTGGGTGTTCCCAAATCAACTCATTATGTGGCTCAGCAACTCCCCTCTAGCATTGATTTGAACGGTGCTGGTCAACTCATCTATGATGACTATATCATTAGTATCCAAGCTGGAAAAAATATCACCAGCAACCTACCTAGTGAAATCTACACCAATGAAGGAACTCTTACTCTCAATGCTTGTCAGCATATCAGCTCTGCCATTTTTACAAAGCATGATGGAACACAAATCATTCTCCCCATCCAAGCTGAAAAACATGCTATGCTAGAGGAAGCTCAGCGTTTTGCCCATATCATCGAGCAACAAAACCATGATTTAGCTAACCAGTGGCTAGATGTAGCTGAGGCTGTTCACCACACATTGTATACCATGCGCCAAGACGCTGGAATAACTTTTAAGGCGGATACTCATGAAATCTAA
- the udk gene encoding uridine kinase, with protein sequence MTQKPIIIGVTGGSGGGKTSVSRAILDNFPNARISMIEHDSYYKNQSHLTFEERILTNYDHPLAFDTDLMIYHISELLAGRSVDIPIYDYTQHTRSDKTYRQEPQDVFIVEGILVLEDKRLRDLMDIKIFVDTDDDIRIIRRIKRDMEERGRSLDSIIEQYTSVVKPMYHQFIEPTKRYADIVIPEGVTNVVAIDLLNTKVESILRERG encoded by the coding sequence ATGACTCAGAAACCCATTATTATTGGTGTCACCGGTGGATCGGGAGGTGGTAAGACAAGTGTGTCACGTGCCATTTTGGATAATTTTCCAAATGCTCGTATCTCAATGATTGAACACGATTCTTACTACAAGAATCAATCTCACCTGACTTTTGAAGAACGAATATTGACGAACTACGACCATCCGCTGGCCTTTGATACGGATCTAATGATTTACCATATCAGTGAGTTGTTAGCAGGGCGTTCGGTAGATATTCCGATTTATGACTACACGCAGCATACACGTTCAGACAAAACCTATCGTCAGGAACCGCAGGATGTATTTATTGTAGAAGGCATTTTAGTGCTGGAAGACAAACGCTTGCGGGATTTGATGGATATTAAGATTTTTGTGGATACGGATGATGATATTCGTATTATTCGTCGTATCAAACGAGATATGGAAGAGCGTGGACGTAGTTTGGATAGTATCATTGAGCAATATACTTCAGTGGTAAAACCAATGTATCACCAGTTTATCGAGCCTACGAAGCGCTATGCTGACATCGTTATTCCCGAAGGGGTCACCAATGTTGTAGCTATTGATCTGCTCAATACCAAGGTAGAGAGCATCTTAAGAGAGCGCGGTTAA
- a CDS encoding polysaccharide deacetylase family protein, which yields MRKFFWLGVNIALIGMIVGLGFWLFTEVQDRQIRQFIEEKQETILSEGKVNVQEGNIGTTHVVMALPTDNSGRVIGSVESRMLSYVQKRFGHKKPVGKIDELVFISAKEAETSFTGVKARDIQAEQYKVEYLQIKKQENLSAESVLLTEDNQLFTLEKFLPDLSAARKIMVAHLKEDLQAKGMTKAESEGIIAKFNNLDLNTLSFTYKEKQLFLQFPDQSFGIDHLKVPISDLYPVVKSNYLAESDKTGYDEYVAKQVDKKQLRQIALTFDDGPNSNTTPVVLDLLKKYNAKATFFVIGRAIAGNEAILRRMVAEGHVIANHTWNHPDLVTLSPELVRKEIQDTQAAIKEAAGVVPTMVRPPYGTINQSVVDQIGLPSIYWSVDSKDWQSRNPQAILNEIKAQTHPGSIILMHDIHQPTVDSLESVLQFLTSERYNMVTVPDLLGSNLNPKHIYYSQESPGPVH from the coding sequence ATGAGAAAATTTTTTTGGCTGGGAGTAAATATTGCCCTTATTGGAATGATTGTTGGTCTAGGTTTTTGGCTATTTACAGAGGTTCAAGATAGACAAATAAGACAGTTTATTGAAGAGAAGCAAGAGACTATCCTTTCTGAGGGAAAGGTGAACGTTCAAGAGGGAAACATTGGTACCACACATGTTGTGATGGCCTTACCAACGGATAACTCTGGTCGGGTGATTGGTTCCGTTGAAAGTCGGATGCTTTCCTATGTTCAAAAGCGTTTTGGACATAAAAAACCAGTTGGAAAAATAGATGAGTTGGTATTTATATCTGCAAAAGAAGCAGAGACTAGCTTTACAGGTGTAAAGGCGCGTGATATTCAAGCAGAGCAGTATAAGGTGGAATATTTACAGATTAAAAAGCAAGAAAATCTGTCAGCAGAGTCGGTACTGTTAACAGAAGACAATCAGTTATTCACTCTGGAAAAGTTTTTGCCTGATTTATCAGCAGCAAGAAAAATTATGGTAGCACACTTGAAGGAAGACTTGCAGGCAAAAGGAATGACAAAAGCTGAGTCAGAAGGGATTATAGCTAAGTTCAATAATTTGGATTTGAATACCTTGTCCTTTACCTACAAGGAAAAACAACTGTTTCTACAATTTCCCGATCAGTCCTTTGGCATCGATCATTTAAAAGTACCAATTTCGGATTTATACCCAGTAGTAAAGAGTAACTACCTCGCAGAGTCAGATAAGACTGGTTATGATGAGTATGTCGCAAAGCAAGTTGATAAAAAACAATTACGTCAGATTGCTTTGACATTTGATGACGGTCCAAACTCCAATACGACGCCAGTTGTCTTGGATTTGTTGAAAAAATACAATGCTAAGGCGACCTTCTTTGTTATAGGTAGAGCTATTGCAGGCAATGAAGCTATTCTTCGCAGAATGGTAGCAGAGGGACATGTAATCGCCAACCATACTTGGAACCATCCTGATTTGGTGACACTTTCGCCGGAGCTAGTGCGCAAGGAAATTCAAGATACCCAAGCAGCTATTAAGGAAGCGGCTGGGGTTGTACCGACCATGGTTCGTCCTCCTTATGGTACAATCAACCAATCGGTCGTTGATCAGATAGGATTGCCATCTATCTATTGGTCAGTTGACTCAAAGGACTGGCAAAGTCGCAATCCGCAAGCAATTTTGAATGAGATAAAGGCTCAGACCCATCCAGGAAGTATCATTCTTATGCATGATATTCATCAGCCAACGGTTGATAGTCTGGAATCTGTCTTACAATTTCTAACAAGTGAGCGCTATAATATGGTGACGGTGCCAGATTTGCTCGGGTCTAACCTTAATCCTAAGCATATCTACTATTCCCAAGAATCACCTGGTCCAGTGCATTAA
- a CDS encoding DEAD/DEAH box helicase codes for MKSKFPTSWKDQLSQLGFENFTPIQEQVFDPISTGESLLAISPTGTGKTLAYLWPTLLSLIPKKSQQLLILAPNTELAGQIFDVCKTWSEALGLHAQLFLSGSSQKRQIERLKKGPEILIGTPGRILELMKLKKIKMMAVNTIILDEFDQLFSDSQYHFVEKIIGYVPRNHQLIYMSATAKFDRERIAKDIRTIDLSDQKLNHIQHCYMMVDKRDRLEMLRKFANIPDFRALAFFNSLSDLGASEDKLLYTGTNTVSLASDVNVKFRKVIIERFKNHELNLLLATDMVARGIDIDNLECVLNFDLPFNQEAYTHRAGRTGRMGKEGTVITFVSNPSELKQLKKYASVQEVILKNQTLYKV; via the coding sequence ATGAAATCTAAATTCCCTACTAGCTGGAAGGACCAGCTAAGCCAACTCGGGTTTGAGAACTTCACGCCCATCCAAGAACAAGTATTTGATCCAATCTCAACCGGTGAATCTCTTTTAGCTATCAGTCCTACGGGAACTGGCAAAACACTCGCCTACCTTTGGCCTACCCTCCTGTCTCTGATACCCAAAAAATCTCAGCAACTTCTCATTCTGGCACCAAATACAGAATTGGCAGGTCAAATCTTTGATGTTTGCAAGACCTGGTCCGAGGCGCTTGGATTGCATGCCCAACTCTTTCTATCGGGTTCTAGCCAAAAGCGTCAGATTGAACGCCTAAAAAAAGGCCCTGAAATCTTGATTGGAACACCCGGCCGTATTTTAGAATTGATGAAACTAAAAAAAATCAAAATGATGGCTGTTAACACCATTATTTTGGATGAATTTGATCAGCTATTCTCTGATTCTCAGTACCATTTTGTAGAAAAAATTATAGGCTATGTTCCACGTAATCACCAGCTCATCTACATGAGCGCAACTGCTAAATTTGATCGTGAAAGGATTGCGAAAGACATCAGGACCATTGACTTATCTGACCAAAAATTAAATCATATCCAGCATTGTTATATGATGGTAGACAAGCGCGATCGGCTAGAGATGCTCCGTAAGTTTGCCAATATCCCTGATTTTCGTGCCCTTGCTTTCTTTAACAGTCTGTCTGATCTTGGAGCGAGCGAAGACAAATTACTCTACACTGGTACCAATACGGTCTCTCTGGCCTCTGATGTCAATGTCAAGTTCCGCAAGGTCATCATTGAACGCTTCAAAAACCATGAACTCAATCTCTTATTGGCTACAGATATGGTAGCGCGTGGGATTGATATTGATAACCTTGAATGCGTCCTCAACTTTGATCTTCCTTTCAATCAAGAAGCCTATACTCACCGTGCAGGTCGAACCGGTCGAATGGGGAAGGAAGGAACTGTCATCACGTTTGTATCTAATCCTAGTGAACTCAAACAATTGAAAAAATATGCTTCTGTTCAAGAAGTTATATTGAAAAATCAGACGCTATATAAGGTATAA
- the dnaX gene encoding DNA polymerase III subunit gamma/tau — translation MYQALYRKYRSQTFGEMVGQEVVATTLKQAIEQGKISHAYLFSGPRGTGKTSAAKIFAKAMNCPNQVGGEPCNDCYICRAITEGSLEDVIEIDAASNNGVDEIRDIRDKSTYAPSLATYKVYIIDEVHMLSTGAFNALLKTLEEPTENVVFILATTELHKIPATILSRVQRFEFKSIQVADIQAHLATILSKEGIAFDEQALMLIARRAEGGMRDALSILDQALSLSQSQEITLRIAEEITGSISLLALDDYVASIRQFDSITAIRHLQTLFDQGKSMSRFATDLLHYLRDLLIVQTGGENTHLTAGFIDNLTLQQDRIFSMIEMVTKGLADIKSSPQPKIYAEMMTIRLAEDGSNSREIAELPADLTQQLATLQQQVAELQKQLSQLSSNQPMTIKPVSRKPQAQKKYRLDTSKIHAILQEAMENPVLARENLTRLQNAWGEIIESLSGADQALLVGSQPVAANENHAILAFDSPLNAEQTMKRDNLNTMFGNILSKAAGFSPQILAIAQEDWIRVRAEFSAKAKGKKNQETEKAESSLPEEFSFLAGAVEIVDD, via the coding sequence ATGTACCAAGCTTTGTATCGGAAGTACCGGAGCCAGACTTTTGGGGAAATGGTGGGGCAGGAGGTGGTTGCAACTACGCTCAAGCAAGCCATTGAGCAGGGAAAGATTAGCCATGCTTATCTTTTTTCTGGACCTCGTGGTACGGGGAAGACATCAGCAGCTAAGATTTTTGCCAAGGCTATGAACTGTCCGAATCAGGTTGGAGGTGAACCATGCAATGATTGTTATATCTGCCGAGCTATTACAGAAGGTAGTCTGGAGGATGTGATTGAGATTGATGCGGCATCTAATAATGGTGTAGATGAGATTCGTGACATCCGTGATAAGTCAACTTACGCACCTAGCCTTGCGACTTATAAGGTCTATATTATCGATGAGGTTCACATGCTGTCTACGGGAGCTTTCAATGCTCTTTTGAAGACTCTGGAAGAGCCAACAGAGAATGTGGTCTTTATTCTTGCGACAACGGAGTTGCATAAGATTCCTGCGACGATTCTTTCACGTGTTCAGCGGTTTGAATTTAAGTCCATCCAAGTGGCAGATATTCAAGCACATTTGGCGACTATTTTATCAAAGGAAGGGATTGCTTTTGATGAGCAGGCCTTGATGCTTATTGCACGTCGGGCAGAAGGTGGTATGCGGGATGCCTTGTCTATCTTGGATCAGGCTCTTAGTCTTAGCCAGAGTCAAGAAATAACACTAAGGATTGCAGAAGAAATCACAGGTTCGATTAGTCTGCTTGCTTTGGATGATTACGTGGCAAGTATCCGTCAGTTCGATAGTATTACTGCTATTAGGCATCTGCAAACGCTATTTGATCAAGGAAAGAGTATGAGCCGGTTTGCAACGGATTTGTTGCATTACTTACGAGACTTGCTCATTGTACAGACAGGTGGGGAGAACACCCATCTGACAGCAGGTTTTATAGACAACCTCACCCTTCAACAAGATCGGATTTTTTCCATGATTGAGATGGTTACAAAGGGACTTGCGGATATTAAGTCCAGTCCCCAACCCAAGATTTATGCTGAAATGATGACAATTCGTTTGGCGGAAGATGGATCTAATTCAAGGGAAATAGCAGAGCTACCAGCAGATTTGACTCAGCAGTTGGCAACTTTGCAACAGCAGGTTGCTGAGCTGCAAAAACAATTAAGTCAATTATCTAGCAATCAACCAATGACGATTAAACCAGTCTCTCGAAAGCCGCAAGCGCAAAAGAAATACAGATTGGATACTAGTAAGATTCATGCAATTTTGCAGGAAGCGATGGAAAATCCAGTCTTGGCGCGCGAGAATTTGACCCGTCTGCAAAATGCTTGGGGAGAAATCATTGAAAGTTTGTCTGGGGCAGACCAAGCTTTGCTTGTCGGTTCTCAGCCAGTCGCAGCAAATGAGAATCATGCGATTTTGGCTTTTGACTCACCTCTCAATGCTGAGCAGACCATGAAACGGGATAACCTTAACACTATGTTTGGTAATATTCTTAGCAAAGCAGCGGGATTTTCACCGCAGATTTTAGCGATTGCTCAAGAGGATTGGATCCGTGTTCGAGCGGAGTTTTCAGCTAAAGCCAAAGGGAAAAAAAACCAAGAAACTGAAAAGGCAGAAAGTTCTCTTCCAGAAGAATTTAGCTTTTTAGCAGGTGCAGTCGAAATAGTGGATGATTAA
- a CDS encoding phosphoglycerate mutase: MVKLVFARHGESEWNKANLFTGWADVDLSEKGTQQAIDAGKLIKEAGIEFDLAFTSVLKRAIKTTNLALEAADQLWVPVEKSWRLNERHYGGLTGKNKAEAAEQFGDEQVHIWRRSYDTLPPAMAKDDEHSAHTDRRYAHLDDSVIPDAENLKVTLERALPFWEDKIAPALKDGKNVFVGAHGNSIRALVKHIKQLSDDEIMDVEIPNFPPLVFELDDKLNIVSEYYLGK, encoded by the coding sequence ATGGTAAAATTGGTTTTTGCTCGCCATGGTGAGTCTGAGTGGAACAAGGCTAACCTTTTCACTGGTTGGGCTGATGTTGATTTGTCTGAAAAAGGTACACAACAGGCGATTGATGCTGGTAAGTTAATTAAGGAAGCAGGTATTGAATTTGATCTTGCTTTCACATCAGTGTTGAAACGTGCAATTAAGACAACAAACTTGGCTCTTGAAGCAGCGGATCAATTGTGGGTGCCAGTTGAAAAATCATGGCGCTTAAACGAGCGTCACTATGGTGGTTTGACAGGTAAAAACAAAGCAGAAGCAGCAGAACAATTCGGTGATGAGCAAGTTCACATCTGGCGTCGTTCATACGATACATTGCCACCTGCAATGGCGAAAGACGATGAGCATTCAGCACACACTGACCGTCGCTATGCACACCTTGACGACTCAGTTATCCCAGATGCAGAAAACTTGAAAGTAACGCTTGAGCGTGCTCTTCCATTCTGGGAAGATAAGATTGCTCCTGCATTGAAAGATGGTAAGAATGTGTTTGTAGGTGCACACGGTAACTCTATTCGTGCTCTTGTTAAACACATCAAACAACTGTCTGATGACGAAATCATGGATGTAGAAATTCCAAACTTCCCACCACTGGTATTTGAATTGGATGACAAATTGAACATTGTTTCAGAATACTATCTTGGTAAGTAA
- a CDS encoding GAF domain-containing protein — protein sequence MKKQEKISTYQLLLAQLEALLEGERNALANLANASALLNQTLPNSVFTGFYLFNGKELILGPFQGGVSCVHIALGKGVCGEAAEKHQTIFVDDVRVHDNYISCDAAALSEIVVPMVKNDQLLGVLDLDSRLVADYDAIDQEYLEKFVALLVERTDWNFAMFGEKY from the coding sequence ATGAAGAAACAAGAAAAAATCTCAACTTATCAGCTATTATTAGCTCAACTGGAGGCTCTCCTAGAAGGAGAAAGAAATGCTCTGGCCAATCTGGCAAACGCTTCGGCCTTGCTCAATCAAACCCTACCAAATTCTGTTTTTACAGGTTTTTACCTCTTTAATGGCAAGGAATTGATTTTGGGTCCTTTTCAGGGTGGTGTTTCTTGTGTCCATATTGCACTTGGGAAAGGGGTCTGCGGAGAGGCAGCTGAAAAGCATCAGACTATTTTCGTAGACGATGTTCGAGTGCATGATAACTACATATCCTGCGATGCGGCAGCCTTGTCAGAAATCGTGGTCCCTATGGTGAAAAATGATCAATTACTGGGCGTTTTGGACTTAGACTCTAGGCTGGTTGCGGATTATGATGCCATTGACCAAGAATATCTAGAAAAGTTCGTTGCTCTCTTGGTTGAGAGAACGGATTGGAATTTTGCTATGTTTGGAGAAAAATACTAA
- a CDS encoding InlB B-repeat-containing protein encodes MKKYLVLLAATGLTLSLGACRASENSKNGSQNYPEKVAVAKVVYYDMDGKTELEKKEAKSTKEALEYMPQKEGYEFEGWYVKPDLSKKLVEGIELQSDMKLYAGFSKYQEDVRSFVILGNGKSEVLKSSNWGAVITDAHKMIKEDAKNSNLYKLTVKLEEGDEFQFAINGKWENQRGYGYLTTAEKDGVSYFKNSGGLGDVAIKRANIKVAKSGTYTFILKTHPAEDTYAKEDPKYSELKKETFNTNPFDSITWEFIEN; translated from the coding sequence ATGAAAAAATATCTTGTACTACTCGCTGCTACTGGGCTTACTTTGTCTTTAGGAGCTTGTCGTGCTTCCGAAAATAGTAAAAATGGAAGCCAAAATTATCCGGAAAAGGTTGCAGTAGCAAAAGTTGTTTATTATGATATGGATGGTAAAACAGAGTTAGAGAAAAAAGAGGCTAAATCCACTAAGGAAGCCTTGGAATATATGCCTCAAAAAGAAGGATACGAATTTGAAGGTTGGTATGTGAAGCCAGATTTATCTAAAAAGTTAGTTGAAGGAATAGAACTTCAATCGGACATGAAGCTATATGCAGGTTTTTCTAAGTATCAAGAAGATGTACGATCTTTTGTAATTTTGGGAAATGGGAAAAGCGAAGTGTTGAAGTCTTCTAATTGGGGTGCAGTGATCACTGATGCACATAAAATGATAAAAGAAGATGCAAAAAACTCAAATCTTTACAAATTAACGGTTAAATTGGAAGAAGGAGACGAGTTCCAATTTGCAATAAATGGTAAATGGGAAAATCAAAGAGGATATGGTTATTTAACGACAGCAGAAAAAGATGGGGTTTCCTACTTTAAAAATTCGGGAGGTCTAGGAGATGTGGCAATAAAACGCGCTAATATCAAAGTAGCCAAATCTGGTACCTATACATTTATCTTAAAAACTCATCCAGCGGAAGATACCTATGCGAAAGAAGATCCAAAGTATTCAGAGCTAAAAAAAGAGACATTTAATACAAATCCTTTTGACAGTATCACTTGGGAGTTTATAGAAAATTAA
- a CDS encoding LacI family DNA-binding transcriptional regulator, producing the protein MKNKVTIKDVAREANVSVATVSYVINNREDQKISPETKKKVLHTINLLNYTPNRAAKSLVTKKHQTVALYYHKHESFLKNAEQFYLIDSLSAYLHSKEYHLVCLNEQFIEKYDMADVIVTSDVSKEEFHQIGNANFSPLITLDSFIDDPLFFQVNSDYLHMRHIAENFFKGEPFTFVSIPIHNIERREHLLQVFSDVLFVNRLEDIQTIPSGNILIVDQTLNEILMDTKQKLYLPNISEEKFNHLFQAIEWAMQRQEMDNHNILV; encoded by the coding sequence ATGAAAAATAAAGTAACCATCAAAGATGTTGCACGTGAAGCAAATGTTTCTGTTGCAACAGTATCTTATGTTATCAACAATCGAGAAGACCAGAAAATTAGTCCTGAAACTAAGAAAAAAGTTTTACACACTATCAATCTACTCAACTATACTCCGAATCGAGCTGCAAAGTCCTTAGTCACAAAAAAGCATCAAACTGTCGCACTCTATTATCATAAACACGAATCATTTTTAAAAAATGCAGAACAATTTTATCTTATTGATAGCCTATCGGCCTACTTACACTCTAAAGAGTATCATTTAGTCTGCTTAAATGAACAATTCATTGAAAAATATGATATGGCAGATGTCATCGTTACCTCAGATGTGAGCAAAGAAGAATTCCATCAAATAGGAAATGCCAATTTTTCTCCCCTCATTACACTTGATAGTTTTATTGATGACCCTTTGTTCTTTCAAGTCAACTCTGACTATTTGCACATGCGCCACATAGCCGAAAACTTTTTCAAGGGAGAGCCGTTCACCTTTGTCAGTATTCCTATTCATAATATCGAAAGAAGGGAGCATTTACTTCAGGTATTTTCTGATGTCCTTTTCGTAAATCGCTTAGAAGATATTCAAACAATTCCATCAGGAAATATTTTGATTGTTGATCAAACACTGAATGAAATCTTGATGGATACAAAGCAAAAACTGTATCTACCAAATATTTCCGAAGAAAAATTTAATCATCTTTTTCAAGCTATTGAATGGGCAATGCAACGTCAAGAAATGGATAATCATAATATTCTCGTATAA